GGTCAGCGGGCTGCGGCCGCTGCTGCCGGACCGCGGGCTCGACGGGCTCAGCCACGTGGTGGCGTCGAGCGGCGACTCGCACATCGGCCACCACGACAACAACCCCCAGGTCGGCACCGGGCGCAGCTTCGACGCCGCCCTGGCCGACACGATCGCGATCGCCGAAGCCGCGGAGCGTTACGTCGGCAGCTACCCGGAGGCGGAGACCGTCCGGGCCCGCGCCGCCGAGCTGCCCGGCCCCGCGATCGACCTGACCCGGCTGCCCCGCTGCTCCGAGGCCGAGTACGCGCATCCGGACTGCCGGGCCGTCCCGCCCGATCCGGACGCCGTCATCCGCTGGCTGCGCGGCACCGACCTGATGACCGGCGAACCGACCTGGGTGCCCGCCGTGATGGCCTGCTACGGCCTGCACCCCGAGCCCGCCGAGCGCTTCGTCCACCAGATCTCCACCGGGCACGCCGTGCACGTGGAGCCGGCGCGGGCGGTGCTGGGCGGGCTGCTGGAGGTCGTCGAGCGCGACGCCATCGCCGTCACCTGGCTCCGGCGGCTGCGGCTGCCCCTGCTCGGGCCCGCCTCGATCAGCCCGCAGGTGCGGGAGCTGCTCGACCACGGCCGCCGCCGCTTCCTGAACAACGTGCTGTTCAACGCCACCACCGACGTGGGCGTCCCGACGGTGTACGCCCTGCAGCAGGCGCCCCACGACCCCGAGGCAGCCAGCGTGGTCGGGGCGGGCACGGGCCGCACCCTGGCGGAGGCGGCGCAGAAGGCCCTCATCGAGATCCTCAACATCCGGCAGCTGTTCCACCACGGCGAGGCACCGGTCACCGACTACGCGAAGTTCGGCGGCGTCATGGACGGCGCCCGCTACATGGCGGTGGCGGAGCGCGCCGAGGCCTTCGCGTTCCTCACCGAGGACCTCGACCGGCGGCCCGTCTCGGACCGGTGCCTGGAGCTGCCCGACGACCCGCAGCAGGCGATCGTGCTGGTGCTGGAGCGGCTGCGCCGGATCGGTGCGCAGGCGGTGTGCGTGGACCGCACGTCGGCCGAGCTGCGCCGGGTCGGCCTGGTCGCGCTCACCGTGGTCGTGCCGCAGCTGCAGCCCATGTCGCTGTCGCCGCTGGTCCAGTTCCGCGCCCATCCGCGGTTGATCGAGGCGCCGGCCGCGATGGGCGTGCCGGCCTCCCCGGAGCAGGAGCAGAACCCGTGGCCGCAGCCGTTCGCCTGAGGGAGACGGCGGTCGCCGCCGTCGGAGAGTTCGGCCGTGCCGTGCAGGCCCGCCTGCTGGCCGGGGGCGCGACCGCGCTCGACGCCGACCGGCCCGAGCCCGGCGCCGCCCGTGCCCTGGTGCTCGTGTCCTGGCGGCCCGAACCGGACCGGGCGCAGCGCTTCGACGAGCTGGCCCGCCGCGTGGGCATCGGCTGGCTCCCCGTGGTGCTGGACCATCCGCTGCTGGTCGCCGGACCCTGGCTCGCCCCTGGCGGGCCCTGTTACGACTGCTACCTGTTCCGCCGTGAGCAGCACGACCCTAAGTCGCGGCACCGCGCCGACCTGCTGGCCGCATACCGCGCCGACGACACCCTCGGGGTGTACGGCCACCTGCCGCACCACGTCCGGATGGCCGAGGGGTTGATCCGGCTCCTGCTCCAGAACCCGCAGCCGGGCATGACCACCATGGCCGACCTGGCCACCATGACGGTGAACCGGGCCGATCTCATCGCCCGGCACGGCTGTCCCCGCTGCGGTGCCGCCGACACCTGGGGCGGCGACGCCGGGCTGGCCGCGGTCCTCGCGGCGACCGCGGCGCGGCTGCCGGAAGGAGCAGCCCGATGACCCGGCTGGATCATCCCGCGACGGCGGCCGGGCTCGCCGTCGTCAGCACCGGCGACGGGCTGCTGGTCGAGGGCGGCCGCACCCGCCGCCTGTTCACCGGCGCCGCCGCGCACGAGCTGCTGCCCGTGCTGCTGCCACTGCTCGACGGCCGGACCAGCCTGGCCGCGGTCGCGGAGGCGGCCGCACTGCCGGTCGCGCAGCTCGCCCAGGCGGTCGCCCTGCTGCACCGCAGCGGCCTGCTCCACGACGGACCGGTGGACCGTGCCGACCCCGCCGAGGCGTTCCTCTCCCGCGCACTGGCCGCCAGTGGAAGTGGGCACCAGCCCGCGACGGTGCGCGAGAAGCTCGCGGCGGCCACCGTGATCGTCGCGGCAGCGGATCCGCTGGGCGACCTCATCGCCGCCGACCTGGCGCAGTCCGGCGTCGGCACCGTCACGCGTGAGCCCACCGGAACGGCGGCGCTGGCCGTCGCCACCGACGACCGGCTTGCCGAGGCCGCCGCCACCGGAGTGCCTGTGCTGCGCCTCGGCGGGGACGGCGACGGCGTCGAACTCGGGCCGCTGTTCGCCGGGCCGGACACCGGCTGCCCGGACTGCTTCGAGCAGGTGCCCCGGCCGACGTGGTCGCCCGGTGCGCCGGGCGCGGTCACCGCCCGCGCGGCCGACAGCACGGACACGGGCGCGGCGCAGCTGCTCAGCGCGCTGGCAACGGCTGAGGTGATCAGCTTCCTCACCGGGTTGTCCACCCCGGTCACCACGCGCCGCCTGCACCGGATCGGTACCACGGACCTGCGCCGCAGCGTGTACGAGGTGACGCCAGCCGCCGGCTGCGAGACCTGCGCCATGACCGGCGACGGCCTGATCGCACGGCTGGAGTGGCTCAACCGGCGAGTGCCGGAGCAGGCCCGGGATGCCCGGTCGGTGCCCACGACCGCCGACCTCGACCTGGCCACCTCGCCCCGCATCCCGCTGAGCGACGCACCGGCCTGGCTGCACCCGCTGCTCCCGGCGGCCACGGCGCGGCCGTACGCCGACACCTACCTGCTCGGCGTCGCGGGCCTGCCGCACCCGGTGTACCGCTGGTCGCCGACCGCGCAGACCCTCATCGCGACCCGCGGCGACCTCGAGGCCTGCCGGCCCGTTGCGGGACTGCGGGAGGCACCGGCGGCCGTGCTCGTGTACGTCGCCGCCACCGCCCGGCTGACCCCGGCCTTCGCCGAGCAGAGCCTGCGCCGCGCCTTCCTCGCCACCGGCCGCGCGCTGGCCTCGCTCACCGCCGCAGCAGCCGACTGCGAGGTCGTGCAGGCCGACGACCTCGACCCGGCGCTGGCGGAGTTGCTCGAACTGCACCCCGGCGGCGAACACCTCGCCGCCGTGGCGGGCATCTACCCGAGGCGGTCCTGATGCCCGTCCAGCCCAGGGACACCGCCCTCGACGACGCGCTGCGGCTCGACTTCGCCGGTCCGCTCCCAGCACCTCCCGACGACCTCGGCGCCTGGGTGCTCGACGCGCTGGCCGCCACGCCGGAGCCGCTGAGCGCCTGCGTCGTCGTGCACCGGTTCGGCGACCTTCCCGCGGGCACGTACTGCCTGGACTCGGCCGGGTGCCTGCACCGGCTCCAGCCGCCGCTCGCGCATGTCGACGCGGACGTGGCGGTGCTGCTCGGCGGCCCGGCGACCGCCTCACCCGGCGCGTACCGACGGCTCGGGATCGCCGCGGGTGTCGTCTCCCGGCACCTGGCGGTGCGGCTCGGCCCGCGCTTCGTGCGGGTGGCGTACGACGACGAGACCACGGCCTGGCCGCTGACCACTGTGAACAGTTCGCTGACCCACCTCACCACCGTCACCGGCAAGGAAGCGCGATGACCGACTACCAGCTGTCCACCGTGATCATGGCGCACCCCAGCCGGCTCGCCCTCGCCGAGGCGCTCGCCGACCGGCTGCCCGAGCTGAAGCCGGACATCGTCGTCGACCCCGACCCGCAGGGAGCGCCCTCGTCCCTGCGCACCGCCGCCGTCGCGTGGTCGTTCGCGCCCGAACACGCCACCCACCACCTGGTGCTGCAGGACGACGCCGTGCCGTGCGCCGGGTTCGCCGAGGCCGTGCACGCCGCCATCGCGCAGTACCCGCAGGCGGCGCTGTCGCTGTTCACCGAGTGGACCTCGATGACCGCCCACCACCTGCGCCTGGCCGCCCTGGCCGGGGCGAACTGGGCCGGGGTGGTGGACGAGTACGTGCCCAGCGTCGCGCTGGTGCTCCCCGCCGTGATCGCCCGCGAGTTCGGCGCGGCCGCCGTCCGCAACCAGCGGGACTGGATCCCCAAGGACGACGTCTCGCTGATGACCTTCCTGCGCAGCCGGCAGATCGCCGCCATCTGCCGGGTGCCCAACCTCATCGACCACGACTCGCCCGACAGCCTGACCGGCAACACCGAGCAGGGCCCGCGCCGGGCGATGTGTTTCGCCGACGACGTGCCTCCGGCCCCGGCCGTCGAGCCACTGGCGCTGGCCGACGTGCTGCCGACGTTCGCGCACTACCAGATGGGCGGGTTCGGCTCGCTGCCGTTCCTGGCGCTGCGCAAGCAGCTGGAGGACGGCGGGCTGCCCTGGTCGATCCGGTCCGCCGAGCAGTGGCTGACCGACACCGGCCTCGACGCGGCGGCCGTGACGGCGCTGGCCCGCGTCCACACCGACCGGTGGCGGCGGCGTCATCCCGGGCTCGCCGACCCGCTGCTGGACCGGCTGTGGCTGACGCCGTTCTCGGTCGGCGCGTGCCTGACCGGGCCGGCCGTGCGGGTCTACCACCCGGACGGCACCCCGCTGCCCAGCCGGTTCCCGGCCGCCGACGAGGCGGCCCTGGAGAAGCTGCTGGCCGACCCCGTGGTGCGGCGGACCTTCGCCACGCTGCCGCAGGCGCACCTGCACCCCGTCGCCACCCGCGACGTGCTGGACGAACTGGCCGAGCCGCTGACCGAGTTCGTGCTCGACGCCGTCTGGGCAGGCTACCGCCACGCCCGGGAGAAGTGGCGGCGATGATCACGCTGCGCCGCGGCGACCGGCTGACCGTCGCGCCCACCGGCACCGCCGACGTGCTGCTCACCGGCGCGGACCACGAGCCGGTGGCGCTGCACGACGCCGACGGCACGGTGGCCGCCCTGCTGCGCGCGCTGGACCGGCCGCTGACCTGGCAGCAGGTCCGCGACGAACTGCCGCTGGATGCCGCACGCTGCGACGCGCTGGCGCGGCGGCTCGTCACCAGCGGCGTGCTCACCCTGGGCTGCGCCGACGCGCACGGTGACGTGGCCACCGCCCGCGTCCACTCCCGCCTCGCCGCCCTGCGGCCCGATGCCGACCTCGCGCTGGACGAGCCGGTGCAGCTGTCGCCGTACGCGCTGCTGCGCCGCTCGGGGGAGCGGGCCGTGGTGGAATCCGCCCGCGACCGCACCGTCGTCGAGCTGCACCGGCCCGCGCTGGCCGCGGTGGTGGCCGGGCTGTGCGCACCCACCACACCGGAGGCGGCCGGCGGGCTCGCTCCGGGCGGGCTGGAGCTGGTGCGGCTGCTGGCAGCGGTAGGTCTGGCGGGTCCGCCCGGACCCGAGACCGGCCGCGCGCCGCACGCCGCGTGGGCGCACATCCGCAGCCGCGGCGGCCTGGTCGACGCGCGTGCAGTGCCCGTGCGCAGCCTGGACGAGCCGCCCGCGGCGCCCGCCGCCGACACCGACATCCCGCTGCCCGTGCCGGACCTGGCCGCGCTGCGGCGCACGGACCCGCCGCTGGCCGAGGTCATGGAGACCCGCCGCTCGGTGCGCCGCTTCGGCCGCGCGCCGCTCACCGTGGCCCAGCTGGGCGAGCTGCTCTACCGGACGGCGCGGATCCAGCGCCGGGTCACCCCCGACCCCGACGACCAGCGCCTCTACGCGCACACGCTGCGCCCGGTGCCGTCGGCCGGGGCCATGCACGAACTCGACTACTACGTGGCGGTCCGCGCCTGCCGGGAGCTGGCCCCGGGCATCTACCGCTACCTGCCCGACCGGCACGCGCTGGCGGTGGTCAACCGGGACACCGTGCCGCTGGTCCGGCTGGTCAACGCCGCGTACCTGGCGATCAACCGGGAGTCCGTGCCGCCGGTGCTGATCAGCCTGGCGGCCCGGTTCGGCCGAAACTCCGGCAAGTACGGCGACCTGGCGTACTCGCTGACGCTGCGCAACGCGGGCGTGGTGCTGCAGTCGGTGTACCTGTGCGCCACCGCGATGGGCCTCGGCGCGTGCGCCGTGGGCACCGGGGACGCCGCCGACTTCGCCGAGGCGACCGGCCTGGACCCGGACGAGGTGTCGGCCGTGGGCGAGATCGTGA
The Catellatospora sp. IY07-71 DNA segment above includes these coding regions:
- a CDS encoding YcaO-like family protein; the encoded protein is MSVDLGALVSPLGVVSGLRPLLPDRGLDGLSHVVASSGDSHIGHHDNNPQVGTGRSFDAALADTIAIAEAAERYVGSYPEAETVRARAAELPGPAIDLTRLPRCSEAEYAHPDCRAVPPDPDAVIRWLRGTDLMTGEPTWVPAVMACYGLHPEPAERFVHQISTGHAVHVEPARAVLGGLLEVVERDAIAVTWLRRLRLPLLGPASISPQVRELLDHGRRRFLNNVLFNATTDVGVPTVYALQQAPHDPEAASVVGAGTGRTLAEAAQKALIEILNIRQLFHHGEAPVTDYAKFGGVMDGARYMAVAERAEAFAFLTEDLDRRPVSDRCLELPDDPQQAIVLVLERLRRIGAQAVCVDRTSAELRRVGLVALTVVVPQLQPMSLSPLVQFRAHPRLIEAPAAMGVPASPEQEQNPWPQPFA
- a CDS encoding TOMM precursor leader peptide-binding protein; translated protein: MAAAVRLRETAVAAVGEFGRAVQARLLAGGATALDADRPEPGAARALVLVSWRPEPDRAQRFDELARRVGIGWLPVVLDHPLLVAGPWLAPGGPCYDCYLFRREQHDPKSRHRADLLAAYRADDTLGVYGHLPHHVRMAEGLIRLLLQNPQPGMTTMADLATMTVNRADLIARHGCPRCGAADTWGGDAGLAAVLAATAARLPEGAAR
- a CDS encoding SagB family peptide dehydrogenase, with product MITLRRGDRLTVAPTGTADVLLTGADHEPVALHDADGTVAALLRALDRPLTWQQVRDELPLDAARCDALARRLVTSGVLTLGCADAHGDVATARVHSRLAALRPDADLALDEPVQLSPYALLRRSGERAVVESARDRTVVELHRPALAAVVAGLCAPTTPEAAGGLAPGGLELVRLLAAVGLAGPPGPETGRAPHAAWAHIRSRGGLVDARAVPVRSLDEPPAAPAADTDIPLPVPDLAALRRTDPPLAEVMETRRSVRRFGRAPLTVAQLGELLYRTARIQRRVTPDPDDQRLYAHTLRPVPSAGAMHELDYYVAVRACRELAPGIYRYLPDRHALAVVNRDTVPLVRLVNAAYLAINRESVPPVLISLAARFGRNSGKYGDLAYSLTLRNAGVVLQSVYLCATAMGLGACAVGTGDAADFAEATGLDPDEVSAVGEIVIGSLPGEDE